In the bacterium genome, ATCCCGAACCGAACACGCACCTCCATGACCGCGCAGCGGCGCGTCCTCGCGCAAGAAGTTCGGGTTGTCGGGGTGGGCCCCGTACACCTGTGCGTGGCTCAGGACAACCAGCTTTTGAACCCGAGCAGCCGCGGCCGCATTCATCACGTGCAGGGATCCGAGGACTTCGAGTTCGTGGGCGTATTCGGGATCCGCATGGGGCTGACTGAAGAACGCGCAGTGCAGCACCGCGTCACAGCTTTCCTTCTCCAGGATCTCGGCGACCAGCGAATCGGCCGTGGGTTCGGTCAGGTCGACGCGGTGGAAGCGCATTCGCCCTTCCAGTCTTCTCGGCAGAGCTACGTCTATCCCGATCAGGTTCTCGAGAAGCGGCGAATCGAAGAGTCTCTGCGCGATCCGGCTGCCGACGAACGTGTCCAGACCGGTAATCGCCAGGCTCCGCGGCATGCGGGTAGGAGTCACAGGTTCGTTGTATGGAGCACGTGGGCGGTGCTGTCAATCGCTTGCTAGCCTAACGGTCCGTGCCCAACCTGGATCCCCTTCCGATACTGGTGCGCGATTCTCGCTTTCGCGAGCACGCATTGCCGGGCGGACACCCTGAGTGCCCCGAACGGCTCGACGCGATCGACGCTGCGCTGGCCCGCCGCGCCGCTGGCCTGCACCAGATCCAGCCCCGGGCGGCCAGCGACGACGAGATCCTGCGCGTTCATACCCGCTCTCATCTACAGACACTGGTGGACGTCGAGGGAGAGCAGACGCGGCTCGATCCCGACACGTACAGCGCTCCGCGCTCGCTCGAAATCGCACGCCTGGCGGCGGGCAGCCTGATCGACATCTCCCTGCGCGTGGCACGTGGCGAGGCCCCGAGCGGGTTCGCAGCGATCCGGCCGCCAGGCCACCACGCCGAGTCTGCCCACGCCATGGGCTTCTGCCTCTTGAACAACGTCGCGCTTGCCGTACGTGCGCTACAGGCTGAACTCGGCATCGAACGTGTGGCTATTCTGGACTGGGATGTGCACCACGGTAACGGCACGCAACACATCTTCGAGGACGAGCGCGACGTGCTGTTCGCATCGCTACACCAGTTCCCCTTCTATCCGGGCACCGGAGCACTGGGCGAACGAGGCAATGGCGAGGGTCTCGGGAGCAGCGTGAACCTTCCGTTGCCAGCCGGTTGCGGAGACGCGGAATACGGCGCGGTGTTCGACGAGGTCGCGCTGCCGATCCTGCGACAGTTTGCTCCGCAGATCCTGGTGGTCTCGGCGGGCTTCGACGCGCATGCCCGCGATCCCCTCGGGTCGATGCAGGTCTCGACGCTCGGCTTCCGGCGTTTTGCGGAGCGGGCCCGCTCGTTAGCCGACGACGTGTGCGGCGGTCGCCTCGTAATCGCGCTCGAAGGCGGCTACGACCTGCAAGCGCTCGGCGAGTCCGTGGCGGAAGTCATCGACACGCTGTGCGCAGAGAGCGTCGCGGATGGGAAATTTCCGCCTGCCAGCCCGATTGGTATGCAGGTGGTAAGAGAATTTCGTCAGGCACATGCAGAAAACTGGTCGGATTTGCGCGATTCGACCTGGTCAGGCAGTCCAGACCCCAAAATCTAGGGGGTAGGGAACTGCTCAACCCCAACATACGGGGCTCGAGCGAAAAGCGAAAAAACCTGTGAAAACGCGACCTTTGGGGATCGGGTGGGTTGACAGAGGGATGAAGTGGGATACACTCCCATTTCAGTGGGATCGGGTTTCACAGGTTTGGTGCTGTTTTAGGGGGGGAGCATTGAGTCTGTGGAACCCCCTCCCCCACTGGTTCGTGCGGGGGTCGAAACGCGGGTGTTTCTTAGCTGCTTCGATCACGTACTGGACGAGAAGGGTCGCACGAGTCTTCCGAAGTCCTTTCGGAAGCAACTCAGTGGGTTCTCCGACGAGCCAGTACTGACAGCTCATTCGGATTGTCTGGCGATCTACCCGCCCGACGAGTTCGAACGGTTGCGCGAGCACTACTCGCAACCCGGACTCAACGATGCGCGTCAGCGGCTGAAGCGTCTGACCATGGGCCTGGCCACGCTCCTCAGCGTCGACCGCCAGGGCCGCATCCTGATTCCCGCTCGACTGCGCGAACTCGCCGGTCTGCAACGCGAAATCGTCTTTCTGGGAGTCGATCAGACCATCGAGATCTGGGATCTCGCTCGTTTCCAGCGCGATATCCGCCAGACCCAGAGCGAGTTCCCCACCCTCACCCGTGACTCGGGAGAGGTCCCTCGGTGATCTCGGTGCACGTCCCGGTGATGGTCGAGGAAGTGTTGAATCTCCTGAACCCTCGCCCGGGAGCGCGCATCGTGGACGCGACCACCGGGCACGGTGGACACGCAGAGAAGATCCTGGAGCGTCTGGGCCCCGACGGCGAGTTGATCGGACTCGACCGGGATTCCGGCATGCTCGAAAAGGCCGCCAAGCGCCTGGAACGGTTCGGTTCGGCGGCGCGACTGGTACACGCTCGGCTCGCCTTCTTGCGCGATGTCGTTCGCGGGACGGGAAACGAAACCGTCGACGGCGTACTCATGGACCTGGGCGTGTGTTCCGAGCATCTCGACGACCCGAGCCGGGGCTTTACGTTCAGGGATGCGGGAGAAGACGTGCCTCTCGACATGCGCATGGACACGACGCAGGGCGAGACGGCGGCGGAACTCATCGAGAATCTCGACGACGAGCGCCTGGTCGAGCTGATGCGCGCGGCCGACGTGCCCGCACCGCGGCGCGTGGTCGCAGCGATCAAGGAGAACTCGCCGATTCGCACCGCGCAGGATCTGCTCAACGCACTGCGCAGCGTGCGTCTGCCCCGAAGACGACACAACCCGGCGACACTCGTGTTTCAGGCGCTGCGCATTGCGGTCAATGACGAGTTTGGTGAGCTGGAATCGGGCCTCGAAGCAGCCCTGGAGGTCCTGGCCCCCGGCGGTCGCCTCGCGGTACTCAGCTATCACTCCGGTGAGGACCGACGCGTCAAGCAATTCCTGCGACGCGAGCAACTCGGCTGTATCTGCCCCCCGGACCTGCCGGTATGCGGTTGCGGACGCACCCCGCGCATTCGCATTCTGGCCAAAGGCCAGGGACCCGGCGAAGAAGAGATTCGCGCCAATCCCCGAGCCCGAAGTGCGCGTTTGCGCGGAGGCGAGCGATGCTGAACTCACGTCTGAAACCGGGCGGCTTCGTCCTGCACGTTCTGTTGTCGATTGCAGTCGGTGTCATGATTGGCGCGGGTGCACTGGTCCTGGCGCGCACGAAGATGACGTCTCTGCGCTACGAACTTTCCGGCTTGATGAAGGCCGAATCGGAATTGAGCGAGCAGGTCGACAAGCTGCGTGTCGAAGTAGGGACGCTTTCTTCGCCTGAACGCGTAGAGCCCGCCGCCGTCGAACTCGGGATGACCTATCCAGAGCCGGGCCAGGTGATCGATCTACCGGTGCCAAACACTTCGTTCACAAGGGAGGCGAGAGCTTTCGAGGCCAGGCCGTGAAGCGAGCGCGGCGCACCCCCCGCCGCCGCCGCACAGGACTGGCGCCGCAGCGTCTCACCGTCATCGCGCTGTTCGCGCTAACGGGCTTTGGATTGCTCGCCGTGCGGGCCGCACAGCTCCAGACGATCGACGCAGAGAGACTGGCCCGTATCGCAGAGCGCCAGTCGGCTACCCGGATGGTCATCCAGCCGAAGCGCGCCAACATCCTGGACCGAAACGGAAACCTGCTGGCGATCTCGGCCAATGTGCAATCCGTGGCCGCCGCGCCGATCAAGATCAACCCCGCACAGCGTCGCCAGACGGCGCGGGAACTGTCACGAGTCCTGGGGATCCCGGCCCGGGAGATCGAGAGGCGCATCGCGTCTCGCAAGCAATTCATCTGGATCGCTCGCTGGGTTGAGCCGGAGATCGCCGAGCACGTGCAGAGGCTAGGTCTCGACGGTGTATTCCTGCGCAAAGAACGCCGACGCTACTACCCCAACGGAACTCTTGCGGCCGCCTATGTCGGCATCGCGGGCCGCGACGGCATCGGCCTGACCGGGCTCGAACTCGATTTCGAACGCGAACTTCGCGGCGAATCGGCTTCGATCCCGGCGAGCAGAGACGCGCGCGGCACACGACTGCCTCACATCTCCTCGTCTGCGGATTCGGGCGAAGGCGAGCCTCTTCGGCTGACGCTCGACGCCAAGTTGCAACACTCGGCCGACAAAGCCCTGCAGCGCTCGCTGAAGCGCACGGGCGCGCGCAGCGGGAGTCTGGTGGCGCTGGACCCGCGCAACGGCGACGTACTCGCGCTGGCCCAGGCACCGACGTTCAACCCCAACCAGTTCTGGTCCGAGAACTCGAAGAACTTCCGCGTGCGAGCCATCGTCGATCCTTTCGAACCGGGCAGTACGCTCAAACCGTTCTCGATCGCAGTCGCGCTCGAGTCGGGAATGGTCGATGCCAGAGACGTCTTCGATTGTGAGAACGGCAAATGGTCCGTGCTCAATCGAACGATTCACGATATGAAACCCCACAGGGTGCTCAGCGTGCACGACATCCTGCGCGTCTCGAGCAACATCGGCGCCGCGAAGATCGCCAATCGGATCGGCTCCAAAGAACTGGTCGTCGGCTTGCGCCGTTTCGGTTTCGGCAAGCGAACCGGTAGCGGTTTCCCCGGCGAAGCTTCGGGAGTACTGCGCAATCTGGCCGAGAACCAG is a window encoding:
- a CDS encoding penicillin-binding protein 2, with the protein product MKRARRTPRRRRTGLAPQRLTVIALFALTGFGLLAVRAAQLQTIDAERLARIAERQSATRMVIQPKRANILDRNGNLLAISANVQSVAAAPIKINPAQRRQTARELSRVLGIPAREIERRIASRKQFIWIARWVEPEIAEHVQRLGLDGVFLRKERRRYYPNGTLAAAYVGIAGRDGIGLTGLELDFERELRGESASIPASRDARGTRLPHISSSADSGEGEPLRLTLDAKLQHSADKALQRSLKRTGARSGSLVALDPRNGDVLALAQAPTFNPNQFWSENSKNFRVRAIVDPFEPGSTLKPFSIAVALESGMVDARDVFDCENGKWSVLNRTIHDMKPHRVLSVHDILRVSSNIGAAKIANRIGSKELVVGLRRFGFGKRTGSGFPGEASGVLRNLAENQQVERANIAFGQGLAVTALQLAGASAVIANGGNRVVPRLALREGSDSSHASEDRVISRETAALVLKMMRSVVENGTGKRAALTDHSVAGKTGTAQKVVDGTYSRDRHVASFLGVVPAVNPRLVVVVVLDEPVGAYSGGEVAAPVFREFAGSAVRQLGIPVGGAE
- a CDS encoding division/cell wall cluster transcriptional repressor MraZ; the protein is MFLSCFDHVLDEKGRTSLPKSFRKQLSGFSDEPVLTAHSDCLAIYPPDEFERLREHYSQPGLNDARQRLKRLTMGLATLLSVDRQGRILIPARLRELAGLQREIVFLGVDQTIEIWDLARFQRDIRQTQSEFPTLTRDSGEVPR
- the rsmH gene encoding 16S rRNA (cytosine(1402)-N(4))-methyltransferase RsmH, coding for MISVHVPVMVEEVLNLLNPRPGARIVDATTGHGGHAEKILERLGPDGELIGLDRDSGMLEKAAKRLERFGSAARLVHARLAFLRDVVRGTGNETVDGVLMDLGVCSEHLDDPSRGFTFRDAGEDVPLDMRMDTTQGETAAELIENLDDERLVELMRAADVPAPRRVVAAIKENSPIRTAQDLLNALRSVRLPRRRHNPATLVFQALRIAVNDEFGELESGLEAALEVLAPGGRLAVLSYHSGEDRRVKQFLRREQLGCICPPDLPVCGCGRTPRIRILAKGQGPGEEEIRANPRARSARLRGGERC
- a CDS encoding histone deacetylase, with protein sequence MRDSRFREHALPGGHPECPERLDAIDAALARRAAGLHQIQPRAASDDEILRVHTRSHLQTLVDVEGEQTRLDPDTYSAPRSLEIARLAAGSLIDISLRVARGEAPSGFAAIRPPGHHAESAHAMGFCLLNNVALAVRALQAELGIERVAILDWDVHHGNGTQHIFEDERDVLFASLHQFPFYPGTGALGERGNGEGLGSSVNLPLPAGCGDAEYGAVFDEVALPILRQFAPQILVVSAGFDAHARDPLGSMQVSTLGFRRFAERARSLADDVCGGRLVIALEGGYDLQALGESVAEVIDTLCAESVADGKFPPASPIGMQVVREFRQAHAENWSDLRDSTWSGSPDPKI